The Pantoea vagans genome contains the following window.
CTGGCCAGTGGCACCGGTAATCGCAATCATGATGTTCTCCTTCAGTTTGAGCTGGTATGAAAACAGCGTAGGGGATAAACTAACTTTTAGTAAGTACTTACAGATTTGTTAGTTTGAAGAAGGCTGATTAAATGTCTGAAAAGCTGAGTAAAAAATTTATTCGCGGTGAGTTACTGAACGTCAACTGCCCATCGCGTGATGTACTTAAGCGCATTACCAGCCGTTGGAGCGTATTGGTATTATTAGCGCTGCGCGAAGAAACGCTGCGTTTTAGTGAGTTGCGCCGCAAGATTGGTGGCGTGAGTGAACGCATGCTGGCGCAAACGCTGCGTTATATGGAAGAGGACGGATTTATTGAGCGCATGGCTTATGAGGTGGTGCCCCCACACGTGGAATATCGTCTGACGCCGCTGGGTCATGAGGTCGAGGGCCATGTGATTGGCCTTGCCGACTGGCTGGAGAGCAATGTACATCGCATTGTGAAAGAAAACGCGGAGTAGCGGCGCGATTTATCGCGTTTAGGTCAGCGATCTCGTCGCTTCCGTAATGCTTGATAAACCAAGCCGCTACACATACGTCACCCGTGCAAATACTTCTCAAACCAACCCAACGTCCGGCTCCACGCCAGCTCGGCTGCGGCTTTGTCATAGCGCGGGGTCGAGTCATTATGAAAGCCGTGATTCACACCCGGATAAACATAGGCTTCAT
Protein-coding sequences here:
- a CDS encoding winged helix-turn-helix transcriptional regulator, coding for MSEKLSKKFIRGELLNVNCPSRDVLKRITSRWSVLVLLALREETLRFSELRRKIGGVSERMLAQTLRYMEEDGFIERMAYEVVPPHVEYRLTPLGHEVEGHVIGLADWLESNVHRIVKENAE